A genome region from Gossypium hirsutum isolate 1008001.06 chromosome A04, Gossypium_hirsutum_v2.1, whole genome shotgun sequence includes the following:
- the LOC107948994 gene encoding protein THYLAKOID FORMATION1, chloroplastic, producing MAAVSSLSFPAIGQTSGDRKLNVPSPRYLASNFEGFRFRTSLLYQSVGLRASTTASPSVVYCMSTATDTPTVSETKSSFLKAYKRPIPSVYNTVLQELIVQQHLMRYKKTYRYDAVFALGFVTVYDQLMEGYPSDEDRDAIFQAYINALKEDPQQYRADAQKLEEWARAQTSSSLVEFSSRDGEVEAILKDIAERAGSKGSFSYSRFFAIGLFRLLELANATEPTVLEKLCAALNIDKRSVDRDLDVYRNLLSKLVQAKELLKEYVDREKKKREERSESPKANEAVKKCSGEYQYLSQ from the exons ATGGCGGCCGTCAGTTCCCTGTCTTTCCCGGCAATCGGCCAAACTTCCGGCGACAGAAAACTTAATGTCCCATCGCCTCGTTACTTGGCTTCCAATTTCGAAGGATTCCGTTTCCGTACAAGCCTTTTATATCAATCTGTTGGACTTCGGGCTTCCACTACTGCTTCTCCTTCCGTTGTTTACTGCATGTCTACTGCTACTG ATACCCCGACTGTTTCTGAAACAAAGTCGAGCTTTTTAAAAGCGTATAAGCGTCCCATTCCCAGTGTGTACAACACGGTTTTGCAAGAGCTGATTGTGCAGCAACATTTGATGAGGTACAAGAAGACGTACCGATACGATGCCGTTTTCGCCCTTGGTTTCGTTACTGTCTATGATCAGTTGATGGAAGGGTACCCGAGTGATGAGGATCGAGATGCCATCTTCCAAGCTTATATTAACGCCTTAAAAGAGGACCCTCAACAGTATAG AGCTGATGCGCAGAAATTAGAAGAATGGGCGCGAGCTCAGACTTCTAGTTCGCTAGTCGAGTTTTCATCTAGAGATGGAGAGGTTGAAGCGATACTTAAAGACATTGCAGAAAGAGCTGGTAGTAAAGGGAGTTTCAGTTATAGCCGTTTCTTTGCTATTGGGTTGTTTCGTCTTCTTGAGCTTGCCAATGCAACTGAACCTACGGTGTTGGAAAAG CTCTGTGCAGCCTTAAATATCGACAAACGAAGTGTGGATCGTGATCTTGATGTGTATAGGAATTTGCTTTCCAAGCTGGTTCAAGCTAAAGAGTTGCTTAAGGAGTATGTCGATAG ggagaagaagaaaagagaagaaagatcGGAATCACCCAAAGCCAATGAAGCCGTTAAGAAATGTTCGGGCGAATACCAATACCTAAGCCAGTAA
- the LOC107949377 gene encoding transcription factor MYB41 — MGRTPGCDKNGLKKGPWTPEEDLKLINYIQIHGAGHWRNLPKNAGLQRCGKSCRLRWTNYLRPDIKRGRFSFEEEETIIQLHSVLGNKWSAIACRLPGRTDNEIKNYWNTHIRKRLARNGIDPVTHAQRLDLVDLSSSIISSLLGVQALLNPQLLSLANTLLSLKQENPELLLQYLQQNQLLQTPTLEPLSQLLQAPMTDCSDQNSQKSNVLVSQPNYEHSNPNPTVPSLVSDNSDFHSMDGSQNFGLDSVRFTPISSPTPLHSSSTFINNSYTTHYEIERFNSLLKYEIPESLNINDLL; from the exons aTGGGGAGAACACCTGGCTGCGACAAAAATGGCCTAAAGAAAGGTCCCTGGACTCCCGAGGAAGATCTTAAGCTTATTAATTATATTCAGATTCATGGCGCCGGACATTGGCGTAACCTCCCCAAGAATGCtg GGCTCCAAAGATGTGGAAAGAGCTGCCGTCTCCGTTGGACGAACTACCTGAGACCTGATATAAAGAGAGGAAGGTTTTCATTCGAAGAAGAAGAGACTATAATTCAACTACACAGTGTTTTAGGAAATAA GTGGTCCGCCATTGCTTGTCGGTTGCCGGGGAGGACTGACAATGAGATCAAGAATTACTGGAATACACATATAAGGAAAAGGCTTGCAAGGAATGGAATCGATCCTGTAACACATGCTCAACGTCTTGATTTAGTTGACTTGTCTTCTTCCATTATTAGCTCATTATTAGGTGTCCAAGCTCTCCTAAATCCTCAACTGTTAAGCTTAGCTAACACCCTCTTGTCGTTAAAACAAGAAAACCCAGAATTATTACTACAATATCTTCAACAAAACCAGCTTCTTCAAACTCCCACGTTAGAACCACTAAGCCAACTTCTTCAAGCTCCCATGACAGACTGTAGCGATCAAAATTCCCAGAAAAGTAATGTATTAGTTTCGCAACCAAATTATGAACATTCTAATCCAAATCCAACGGTACCATCACTTGTATCTGACAATTCAGATTTCCATTCAATGGATGGTAGCCAGAATTTTGGGTTGGATTCAGTGAGGTTCACGCCGATATCAAGTCCAACTCCGTTGCATTCATCATCTACATTCATCAACAACAGCTACACTACCCATTACGAAATAGAAAGATTCAACAGTTTGCTCAAATAtgaaattccagaaagtttgaaTATTAATGAccttttgtaa
- the LOC107949379 gene encoding putative cyclin-D6-1, whose protein sequence is MEFDLENPLTNFDDFHVSSTVPSFIPSFFLVESDHMPTETYIKTLKASDLATSIRREAICSISQFSCKFSPFLSYLAVNYLDRFLSSQGLLQPKTWVLRLVAISCVSLAAKMNKLEFELTHFQGDGGYMFEAQTIERMEYVILGALKWRMRSITPFSFISFFISLFKLKDPPLMAVLKARAVERIMEAQNEIKLLEFKPSIIAATALVCASHELFPSQFPSFRKAISYCPYVNKENMLNCYNSIIDMGWRSNQAEDMVSQQFSSSEGDMFKRRKTNDYEKNHTGHLSQVQHC, encoded by the exons ATGGAGTTCGATCTTGAAAACCCATTAACAAACTTCGACGACTTCCATGTTTCTAGTACTGTTCCCTCTTTTATCCCTTCCTTCTTCCTTGTTGAATCTGATCATATGCCCACTGAGACTTACATTAAGACCCTCAAAGCTAGTGATCTTGCTACTAGTATTAGACGAGAAGCTATCTGTTCAATCTCGCAG TTTTCATGCAAATTCAGCCCTTTTTTGTCGTATCTTGCTGTCAATTATCTCGACCGCTTCTTATCAAGCCAAGGGTTACTG CAACCTAAGACATGGGTTCTTAGACTTGTTGCAATCTCTTGTGTCTCTTTAGCTGCCAAGATGAACAAATTAGAGTTTGAACTTACCCATTTTCAG GGCGATGGAGGTTACATGTTTGAGGCACAAACAATAGAGCGAATGGAATACGTAATATTGGGAGCATTAAAATGGAGAATGCGTTCGATTACTCCTTTTTCGTTCAtatccttttttatttcattgttcAAGCTCAAAGATCCTCCATTAATGGCCGTCCTCAAAGCTCGAGCTGTTGAAAGAATTATGGAAGCCCAAAATG AAATAAAGCTTTTAGAGTTCAAGCCATCAATAATTGCTGCAACTGCACTTGTCTGTGCTTCCCATGAACTCTTTCCCTCGCAATTCCCCAGTTTTAGAAAAGCAATTTCCTACTGTCCATACGTAAATAAG GAAAACATGTTAAACTGCTACAATTCGATAATCGATATGGGTTGGAGGTCCAACCAGGCCGAAGATATGGTTTCTCAGCAATTTTCAAGTTCAGAAGGAGACATGTTCAAGAGAAGAAAAACTAATGATTATGAGAAGAACCACACGGGCCACCTCTCTCAGGTCCAACACTGTTGA